A window of the Lactuca sativa cultivar Salinas chromosome 5, Lsat_Salinas_v11, whole genome shotgun sequence genome harbors these coding sequences:
- the LOC111880169 gene encoding uncharacterized protein LOC111880169 — translation MAEQTLEERKKNGDKEKEKVTGESSKGETRHPSFKTFKSSSATEFSGVLNPIVVITWIQNTEKVFRTSHVDNEDKANYVSAMLFGKALVWWEATYEVLNRFDQENLSWEIFRTRLLGKYCPLDMMKRLEKEFLKLKHRGMTVIDYETQFNQKARFATKYIPTEDDKIQLFLDGLRYEIRDFVANRDVLSFVKAVEYA, via the exons ATGGCTGAACAG ACTCTCGAAGAACGcaaaaagaatggtgataaaGAAAAAGAGAAAGTCACCGGAGAATCGTCAAAAGGAGAGACGAGACATCCTTCATTCAAAACTTTCAAGAGTAGCAGTGCTACAGAGTTTTCTGGAGTCCTTAATCCCATagttgttataacttggattcaGAACACGGAAAAAGTGTTTCGTACatctcatgtggataatgaagatAAGGCTAATTATGTTTCTGCTATGCTCTTCGGAAaagccttggtctggtgggaagcaacatatgaagttCTCAACAGGTTTGACCAGGAGAATTTATCCTGGGAAATTTTCAGAACTCGTTTGCTAGGGAAATATTGCCCTCTAGACATGATGAAAAGATTAGAGAAAGAATTCCTCAAGCTTAAACATAGAGGAATGACTGTGATTGATTATGAAACTCAATTCAATCAAAAAGCACggtttgctacaaagtatattccaacaGAAGACGATAAAATTCAGTTATTTCTGGATGGACTACGGTATGAAATCCGTGATTTCGTGGCTAATCGGGATGTTCTGTCATTTGTAAAAGCTGTTGAGTATGCTTGA